One Pullulanibacillus sp. KACC 23026 DNA segment encodes these proteins:
- a CDS encoding tRNA (adenine(22)-N(1))-methyltransferase TrmK — protein sequence MNPIKVSMRLSLLARWIPVGSKLADIGSDHAYLPVYAFQTGRIVKAIAGEVNQGPYESARETVQGLNLSTYIEVRKGNGLEVIEKHEVDTIVVAGMGGALIRNILEEGKSRLSDDQTLILQPNNGEEALRDWLYMNQWKIDKEAILEEDGHIYEAMKVSKSKDRFDYSQEDLLFGPFLRVEQSATFIKKWSRELEKWEGIYRGIQENVDDSMDRKERLAEIKKHIKRIEEALQ from the coding sequence ATGAATCCTATTAAAGTGTCAATGCGTTTATCATTACTTGCCCGTTGGATTCCAGTGGGCTCAAAACTTGCGGATATTGGGTCGGACCATGCCTATTTGCCCGTTTACGCTTTTCAAACCGGAAGAATTGTAAAGGCTATTGCTGGAGAGGTGAATCAGGGGCCGTATGAATCCGCAAGAGAAACAGTACAAGGACTTAATTTGTCAACATACATAGAAGTAAGGAAAGGGAACGGTTTAGAAGTGATCGAAAAGCATGAGGTGGATACCATTGTTGTCGCAGGAATGGGTGGTGCCCTCATTCGGAACATTCTAGAAGAGGGAAAATCACGTCTTTCTGATGATCAAACCCTTATTCTTCAGCCAAACAACGGGGAAGAGGCGCTTCGAGATTGGCTTTATATGAATCAATGGAAAATCGATAAAGAAGCTATTTTGGAAGAAGATGGTCATATTTATGAAGCCATGAAAGTGTCGAAGTCAAAAGACCGGTTTGACTATAGCCAAGAGGATCTTCTATTTGGTCCGTTTTTGAGAGTCGAACAATCCGCGACCTTTATAAAAAAATGGTCTCGTGAATTAGAAAAATGGGAGGGGATTTATCGCGGGATTCAAGAAAATGTAGATGATTCAATGGATAGGAAAGAAAGATTGGCTGAAATAAAAAAACATATTAAGCGGATTGAGGAGGCATTACAATGA
- a CDS encoding acyl-CoA dehydrogenase family protein, with amino-acid sequence MHFDLTEEQAMLKKLMREFADEEVAPGAIERDRLGTFPKEVMKKLGDLGILGLPFPEEYGGAGADTISFAIATEELSRVCASTGITYSAHVSLGGAPLHLFGTPDQKERYLTAVCSGESLGAFGLTEPGAGSDAGGTETKAIDEGDHWVITGNKCFITNASYANFVPVTAVTGKKEGKKEITAIIVPTHSQGFRITEPYEKMGLHASNTTELYLEEVKVPKENVLGRRGEGFKQFLVTLDGGRIGIGAMAIGIAQGAYDKALSYAKKRTQFGQSISSFQVNQFKLADMAMKIEFARLMVYKAAWLKDQGKRFSKEAAMAKLYASEISMEVCREAIQLHGGNGYMREYEVERFMRDAKLLEIGEGTSEVQRLVISREIGC; translated from the coding sequence TTGCATTTCGATTTAACGGAAGAACAGGCCATGTTAAAAAAATTGATGCGTGAATTTGCGGATGAAGAGGTGGCCCCTGGAGCGATTGAAAGAGACCGGTTGGGCACTTTTCCGAAAGAGGTGATGAAAAAGTTAGGGGATCTCGGGATATTGGGGCTTCCTTTTCCTGAGGAGTATGGCGGGGCAGGGGCCGACACCATCAGCTTTGCGATCGCAACAGAAGAACTTAGCCGTGTTTGTGCGTCAACCGGTATCACTTATTCGGCACACGTATCGCTTGGTGGAGCGCCTTTGCACTTATTTGGAACCCCTGACCAAAAGGAACGTTATTTGACGGCCGTTTGCTCTGGTGAAAGCTTAGGCGCTTTTGGTCTAACTGAACCGGGAGCTGGATCAGATGCAGGGGGGACAGAGACGAAGGCCATCGATGAAGGGGACCACTGGGTGATTACAGGCAATAAATGCTTTATTACAAATGCTTCTTATGCAAACTTTGTCCCTGTTACTGCGGTAACGGGAAAGAAAGAAGGTAAGAAAGAAATTACAGCGATTATCGTCCCAACTCATTCTCAAGGGTTTCGTATCACAGAACCCTATGAAAAAATGGGATTACACGCTTCAAATACGACAGAGCTTTATTTGGAAGAGGTCAAAGTTCCAAAAGAAAATGTATTAGGAAGACGCGGAGAAGGGTTTAAACAGTTTCTAGTGACCCTTGATGGAGGGCGAATTGGGATAGGGGCAATGGCCATCGGGATCGCACAAGGGGCCTATGATAAAGCTCTGAGTTATGCCAAGAAGAGAACTCAGTTTGGTCAGTCTATTTCAAGCTTTCAAGTCAATCAATTTAAGCTTGCGGATATGGCGATGAAAATAGAATTTGCCCGGTTAATGGTTTATAAAGCCGCTTGGCTTAAGGACCAGGGAAAACGTTTCTCGAAGGAAGCAGCGATGGCGAAGCTTTATGCTTCAGAGATAAGTATGGAAGTCTGTCGCGAAGCCATTCAACTCCATGGGGGAAACGGGTACATGAGAGAATATGAAGTCGAACGATTTATGAGAGATGCCAAATTGCTTGAGATCGGCGAAGGAACCTCAGAGGTACAACGGCTGGTGATTTCAAGAGAAATAGGATGTTGA
- the dnaG gene encoding DNA primase: MISLRIEEETIEKVRTALDIVEVVGEYVHLKKSGRNYFGLCPFHQEHTPSFSVSPDKQIFHCFGCGMGGNVFTFLMELEGYNFPEAVRVLAEKAHIPVPESETREEGQRQDDLNPLYHGMELLTKLFHYLLVETDYGKPALQYLKERGFSDETIAQYKIGYALDDWDTQTKFLERRQLPLHLFEQVGMLDKRSFDGKRFDRFRNRVMFPIWDTRGRTVAFAGRVLNDQKPKYLNTPESPIFHKGRLLYGYHLARQVIKQRNEVVLFEGYMDVVKASQAGVTNGVASMGTSLTEEQAGLLTRGAEKIIICYDADQAGVDAAFRAASLLEKYGRTIKIARMIDGLDPDDYITRYGAERFRTDVIGASMTITAFRLYYLRKNRNLNDEGDRLRYIDDVLGVLSELPKAVERDHYLRQLADEFSLSLDALKQQQYLIFRRKKRADKAEPPVGRRLPVKKSSLLPAYLSAERHLIAYMLRHEDVANKVRTEIGGSFYDDLHQAIVAYLYAFYEEGLEPDISAFIQKLPDPDLRARVTDIAMIDIDEDVDEQVIQDYIDQMIKHHQVLVIEEKLAAKNEAEKQQDLDTATKLLAEIIELKKDLQNR; this comes from the coding sequence ATGATTAGCTTGAGGATTGAGGAAGAAACGATTGAAAAGGTTCGAACAGCTTTGGATATCGTTGAGGTTGTCGGGGAATATGTCCATCTCAAAAAATCAGGGCGTAATTATTTTGGACTATGTCCGTTTCATCAAGAACATACGCCTTCTTTTTCAGTCTCTCCAGACAAACAGATCTTTCACTGCTTTGGCTGTGGAATGGGAGGCAATGTCTTTACTTTCTTGATGGAGCTTGAAGGATACAATTTTCCCGAGGCAGTCAGGGTATTAGCGGAGAAGGCCCATATCCCAGTACCTGAGAGTGAGACAAGAGAAGAGGGACAAAGACAGGATGATTTAAATCCATTATATCATGGGATGGAACTGTTAACCAAATTATTTCATTATCTTTTAGTGGAGACCGACTATGGAAAGCCGGCCCTTCAGTATCTTAAGGAGAGAGGATTCTCTGATGAAACCATCGCTCAGTATAAGATCGGGTACGCTCTTGACGATTGGGATACACAAACCAAATTCCTAGAGCGGCGCCAATTACCCTTACACTTATTTGAGCAGGTGGGGATGCTGGATAAACGATCGTTTGACGGCAAGCGATTTGATCGATTTCGCAATCGGGTCATGTTCCCAATTTGGGATACACGAGGGAGAACGGTGGCTTTTGCTGGAAGAGTTCTTAATGATCAAAAGCCAAAGTATCTCAACACACCGGAATCGCCCATTTTTCATAAAGGCCGCCTTCTATATGGGTACCATTTAGCGAGGCAGGTTATTAAACAACGAAATGAAGTGGTGTTGTTTGAAGGCTATATGGATGTGGTAAAAGCCTCTCAAGCAGGTGTGACAAATGGCGTGGCCTCAATGGGAACGTCATTAACGGAAGAACAAGCAGGACTTTTGACCCGCGGTGCCGAAAAGATAATAATATGCTATGATGCCGACCAAGCAGGTGTAGACGCCGCCTTTCGAGCTGCTTCTCTTTTGGAGAAATACGGAAGAACGATAAAGATTGCGCGAATGATTGATGGACTTGACCCCGATGACTACATTACCCGTTATGGTGCTGAACGCTTTAGGACAGATGTAATAGGGGCCAGCATGACGATCACAGCATTCAGGCTTTATTACTTAAGGAAAAATCGGAATCTAAACGATGAAGGCGATCGGCTTCGGTATATTGATGATGTATTGGGCGTCTTATCCGAATTGCCTAAGGCTGTTGAGCGAGATCATTATTTAAGGCAGTTGGCAGATGAATTTTCGCTTTCATTGGATGCCTTAAAACAACAGCAATACTTGATCTTTCGTCGGAAGAAACGAGCTGATAAAGCCGAACCGCCTGTTGGCAGACGTTTACCCGTTAAGAAATCGTCGCTTCTTCCTGCCTATTTAAGTGCTGAACGTCACCTCATCGCTTATATGCTTCGTCATGAGGATGTCGCAAATAAAGTGAGAACAGAAATTGGAGGCTCTTTTTATGACGATCTTCACCAGGCGATAGTGGCTTATCTTTATGCTTTCTATGAAGAAGGGTTGGAACCAGATATCAGTGCTTTTATTCAGAAATTGCCAGATCCTGATTTGAGAGCGCGTGTTACTGATATTGCTATGATTGATATTGATGAGGATGTGGATGAACAAGTCATCCAGGATTATATCGATCAAATGATCAAGCATCATCAAGTGCTTGTGATTGAAGAAAAACTTGCAGCCAAAAATGAGGCTGAAAAACAGCAGGATCTTGATACAGCAACTAAGCTCCTCGCCGAAATTATTGAATTAAAGAAAGACTTGCAAAACCGTTAA
- the cccA gene encoding cytochrome c550 yields MKRNPLIPFAFIAVIGIVLMLVIGVWGGNTARERANGGSSTSQSQAQTPDKIFQQNCSSCHGDQLQGGIGPNLQKIGSKLSKDQILTQIKNGGGAMPANVIQGKDAEAVATWLSKKK; encoded by the coding sequence TTGAAACGAAATCCACTTATTCCGTTTGCGTTTATCGCTGTAATTGGAATCGTTCTCATGCTGGTGATAGGAGTGTGGGGCGGAAACACAGCGAGAGAGCGTGCTAATGGTGGAAGCAGCACTTCTCAATCTCAGGCGCAAACACCTGATAAAATCTTCCAACAAAATTGTTCCTCTTGTCATGGCGATCAACTTCAAGGTGGGATTGGTCCGAACTTGCAAAAAATTGGATCTAAGTTAAGCAAAGATCAAATATTAACCCAAATTAAAAATGGTGGCGGTGCGATGCCTGCGAATGTCATTCAAGGAAAAGATGCTGAAGCCGTCGCTACATGGTTATCGAAGAAGAAATAA
- a CDS encoding pyruvate, water dikinase regulatory protein produces the protein MNKNRLIYVVSDSVGETAELVVQASKSQFQQKKINTLRFPYVNDQETVDEIIASAKENHALIAFTIVIQSIKAYLVDQAELHHVPYIDILGPSIQKMRQFFEEEPKFEPGLIHKLDEAYFRRVEAIEFAVKYDDARDPRGIMRADIVLIGVSRTSKTPLSQYLALKRYKVANVPVVPEVEPPEELFKINPKKCFGLRISPKQLNDIRKERLKALGLAQDANYAKLDRIEKELNHFEQVISRIGCKVIDVSNRAVEETANVIINTYKDQS, from the coding sequence ATGAATAAGAATCGCCTCATATATGTTGTTTCAGATTCAGTTGGGGAGACGGCTGAATTAGTCGTTCAAGCCTCTAAAAGTCAATTTCAGCAAAAAAAAATTAACACGCTGCGTTTTCCGTATGTTAATGATCAAGAGACAGTGGATGAAATTATCGCTTCAGCAAAAGAAAATCATGCCCTCATTGCATTTACCATTGTCATTCAATCGATTAAAGCTTATCTTGTCGATCAGGCAGAACTTCATCACGTTCCCTATATTGATATTCTCGGCCCTTCTATTCAAAAGATGCGCCAGTTTTTCGAAGAGGAGCCAAAGTTCGAGCCTGGGCTGATTCACAAATTGGACGAGGCCTATTTTAGACGAGTAGAAGCGATTGAATTTGCCGTTAAATACGACGATGCCCGTGATCCAAGGGGAATTATGAGAGCAGATATTGTTTTAATTGGTGTATCCCGCACCTCCAAGACCCCGCTCTCACAATATCTGGCTTTGAAAAGATATAAGGTAGCAAATGTTCCGGTTGTACCGGAAGTAGAACCTCCGGAGGAACTCTTTAAAATTAATCCAAAAAAGTGTTTTGGTCTGCGTATCTCGCCAAAACAATTGAACGATATTCGTAAAGAACGGCTTAAGGCTCTCGGACTCGCACAGGATGCCAATTATGCGAAGCTCGACCGGATCGAAAAGGAACTCAATCATTTTGAACAGGTCATTAGCAGGATTGGCTGTAAAGTGATTGATGTGTCTAATCGAGCCGTTGAAGAGACGGCCAATGTCATCATTAATACCTATAAAGATCAATCTTAA
- the recO gene encoding DNA repair protein RecO yields the protein MNSDEALVIRSTNYGETNKIITLLTKEKGKIGVMARGAKRPKSPLHSGSQLLTHGLYLYQKSRGLGTLYQADSIEGFRYIKSDLVAMAHAAYIIEMVDKLVEENQPSPSLFSFILKLLELLEDKRPPQVLRLIFDLRMLGLAGIQPELSSCAACGGRSGPYSFSFSTGGLLCTECRNQDPTAVPLPDPVTRLFYLFQKIDPNKIGDISLKPETVQLMSAILDQYFDQYSGLRLKSKQFLKQLDKLD from the coding sequence ATGAATTCAGATGAAGCACTTGTGATACGTTCAACAAACTACGGTGAAACGAATAAAATAATTACTCTTTTAACAAAAGAAAAAGGAAAAATTGGGGTTATGGCCAGGGGGGCGAAACGACCAAAAAGCCCGCTGCATTCGGGCTCACAGCTCCTCACCCATGGCCTCTATTTGTATCAAAAATCAAGGGGTTTAGGGACGCTCTATCAAGCAGATAGTATTGAGGGATTTCGATACATAAAATCAGATCTCGTTGCTATGGCGCACGCTGCTTACATAATTGAGATGGTGGATAAGCTTGTTGAGGAAAATCAACCGTCTCCTTCACTCTTTTCATTTATTTTAAAGCTGCTGGAGCTTCTTGAAGACAAGCGTCCCCCCCAAGTACTGAGATTGATTTTTGATCTGCGCATGCTCGGTCTTGCCGGGATTCAACCAGAATTATCAAGCTGTGCCGCGTGCGGGGGGAGAAGCGGACCTTATTCCTTCTCGTTTTCTACGGGCGGGTTGCTGTGCACCGAATGCCGAAACCAGGATCCGACAGCCGTTCCTTTACCAGATCCTGTTACACGCCTTTTTTACTTGTTCCAAAAAATTGATCCAAATAAGATTGGTGATATCTCACTTAAACCTGAAACGGTTCAGCTAATGAGCGCTATTCTCGACCAATACTTTGATCAATATTCAGGGCTTCGACTCAAGTCCAAGCAATTTCTCAAACAACTTGATAAATTGGATTAA
- a CDS encoding YqzL family protein, with protein MLDFTWKVFCMTGNIDTYLLYKELTDEGDEIEETDQEHFSDQPIH; from the coding sequence ATGTTAGACTTCACATGGAAAGTCTTTTGCATGACAGGAAACATTGACACCTATCTTCTTTACAAGGAACTTACAGATGAAGGAGACGAAATCGAGGAAACCGACCAGGAGCACTTTTCTGACCAGCCCATTCATTAA
- a CDS encoding 4-hydroxy-3-methylbut-2-enyl diphosphate reductase, with translation MEVIKVSPRGYCYGVVDAMVVARKAAMNPDLPRPIYILGMLVHNHHVTEAFKEEGVITLDGASRHELIKSVDHGTVIYTAHGVSPEIRRIAEEKGLTTIDATCPDVTKTHDLIREKEQHGYHVIYIGKKGHPEPEGAMGVAPGRVHLVETHEDVDALELANEKLVITNQTTMSQWDVREIMNHVKEKYPHAEIHNEICLATQTRQEAVAEQAKDCDLTIVVGDPRSNNSNRLAQVSEEIAGTRAHRIADLSELNIEWLKGVRKVAVTSGASTPTQLTKDVVLFLDQYNPNNPDTWVIPSQVKQNILPKIKVKTS, from the coding sequence ATGGAAGTCATTAAAGTTTCACCCCGCGGTTATTGTTACGGTGTCGTGGATGCTATGGTCGTCGCTCGAAAAGCCGCGATGAATCCAGACTTGCCTCGGCCGATTTATATATTAGGCATGTTAGTGCATAACCACCATGTCACAGAGGCTTTTAAAGAGGAAGGTGTGATCACATTAGACGGCGCTTCAAGGCACGAGCTCATTAAGAGTGTCGACCATGGAACCGTCATCTACACAGCTCACGGTGTCTCACCTGAAATAAGAAGGATTGCAGAGGAAAAAGGGCTGACAACCATCGATGCAACCTGTCCAGATGTTACCAAAACACATGATTTAATTCGTGAAAAGGAACAACACGGCTATCATGTTATTTATATAGGCAAAAAAGGGCATCCCGAGCCTGAAGGAGCCATGGGTGTTGCACCCGGACGTGTCCATCTTGTTGAAACGCACGAGGACGTGGATGCTCTTGAATTAGCCAATGAAAAACTCGTGATCACGAACCAAACCACCATGTCACAATGGGACGTTCGGGAAATCATGAATCATGTAAAAGAAAAATATCCACATGCTGAAATCCATAATGAAATTTGTTTGGCGACCCAAACTCGGCAAGAAGCCGTTGCTGAGCAGGCCAAAGATTGTGACTTGACCATTGTGGTCGGTGACCCGAGAAGCAACAATTCAAACCGTTTGGCGCAAGTATCAGAGGAAATTGCAGGTACACGAGCACATCGCATCGCTGACTTATCCGAATTAAATATTGAATGGTTAAAAGGTGTCCGCAAAGTAGCTGTAACGTCCGGAGCATCCACCCCTACTCAATTGACCAAGGATGTCGTCCTATTTCTCGATCAATATAACCCTAATAATCCAGATACATGGGTGATCCCGTCACAAGTCAAACAAAATATTTTACCCAAAATTAAAGTCAAAACGTCTTAA
- a CDS encoding DUF188 domain-containing protein, whose protein sequence is MVANHYRIQVLFVASYQHHSTKVSGQWVYVDPDREAADLYIVNHVSTGDLVVTQDMGLAGLLTQRGVYILTPRGKSIHEGNISSLLDQRYISKKLREKGHRTKGPKAMSSEDKAVFKNALIEWVQMYHHGDD, encoded by the coding sequence GTGGTAGCCAATCACTACCGCATTCAAGTGCTATTCGTAGCCTCTTATCAGCACCATTCAACAAAAGTAAGTGGACAATGGGTCTACGTGGATCCGGATCGGGAAGCCGCGGACTTGTATATTGTCAATCATGTTTCAACCGGTGATTTGGTTGTCACTCAAGACATGGGGCTTGCTGGACTTCTGACACAAAGAGGAGTTTACATATTAACTCCGCGAGGTAAGTCCATCCATGAAGGCAATATCTCTAGTCTTTTAGACCAACGCTATATCTCGAAGAAGTTAAGAGAAAAGGGACACCGTACTAAGGGTCCAAAGGCGATGAGTTCTGAGGATAAAGCTGTCTTCAAAAACGCTCTTATAGAATGGGTGCAAATGTACCATCATGGGGATGATTAG
- a CDS encoding Nif3-like dinuclear metal center hexameric protein — protein sequence MTVLDGQALIHYFEQHVPKSLAVEGDRIGLQIGTLNKPVSRVMVTLDVLENVVDEAIQKQVDLIIAHHPVIYRPLKTMRTDQGQSKIVAKCIQHNITVYVAHTNLDIAEGGLNDWLADALKLQDVQVLSPTYTEPLYKLVVFVPKTHETRVREAIGEAGAGFIGNYSHCTFNAAGVGTFRPGEGAMPYIGRIGELERVEEVRIETIVPEGQWQQVKEAMLAAHPYEEVAYDQYELKNQGKVLGLGRVGALNTPMTLKALAQHLKALFKLEGVRVVGDLSREIKTVAVLGGDGNHYIHEASAKGADCFITGDLYYHTAHDAILDKLSVIDVGHHVESIMKQGVKDLLTPFIKNGQYETEILISEAPTNPFQFL from the coding sequence ATGACGGTGCTGGACGGACAAGCGCTTATTCATTATTTTGAACAGCATGTACCGAAGTCTCTAGCTGTTGAAGGCGACCGAATCGGTTTGCAAATCGGAACCTTGAATAAACCGGTCAGCCGAGTGATGGTGACGTTAGATGTTCTAGAAAATGTGGTCGATGAAGCGATCCAAAAACAAGTTGATCTTATCATTGCCCATCACCCGGTGATCTATCGTCCTCTTAAAACCATGAGAACCGATCAGGGGCAAAGCAAAATTGTAGCGAAGTGTATTCAGCACAACATAACCGTATACGTTGCCCATACGAACCTTGATATTGCGGAAGGCGGGTTAAATGATTGGCTGGCAGATGCTTTAAAGCTGCAGGATGTGCAGGTACTATCTCCTACCTATACTGAGCCGCTTTATAAGCTGGTTGTGTTTGTTCCAAAAACCCATGAAACAAGAGTACGAGAAGCAATAGGAGAAGCAGGGGCTGGGTTTATTGGCAACTATAGCCACTGTACATTTAACGCCGCTGGAGTTGGAACCTTTCGACCAGGGGAAGGCGCGATGCCGTATATTGGGAGAATAGGGGAGTTGGAACGCGTTGAAGAAGTTCGAATCGAAACAATCGTTCCAGAAGGGCAGTGGCAGCAAGTTAAGGAGGCGATGCTTGCTGCACATCCCTATGAAGAAGTAGCTTATGATCAATATGAGTTGAAAAATCAAGGGAAGGTATTGGGTTTAGGCCGAGTGGGTGCCCTTAATACCCCCATGACTCTCAAAGCATTAGCCCAACATTTAAAGGCACTTTTTAAGTTGGAGGGAGTTCGGGTTGTAGGGGATTTATCAAGGGAAATTAAGACCGTTGCCGTGCTTGGCGGGGATGGTAATCATTATATTCACGAAGCTTCTGCCAAGGGAGCGGATTGCTTTATAACAGGGGATCTTTATTACCATACCGCTCATGATGCTATTTTAGACAAACTGTCTGTGATCGATGTGGGTCATCATGTTGAGAGTATCATGAAGCAAGGCGTCAAAGATCTATTAACGCCATTCATTAAGAATGGCCAGTATGAGACAGAGATTTTGATATCAGAAGCACCCACCAACCCGTTTCAGTTTCTTTAA
- a CDS encoding helix-turn-helix transcriptional regulator, whose protein sequence is MELNERQNKILQIVKEQEPITGDKIADQLNVTRATLRPDLAILTMSGFLDARPRVGYFFTGKSSSQLLMEKVIQLTVKDYQSIPVVVQEATSAYDAVCTMFLEDVGTLFVVNKEGYLTGALSRKDLLRASLGNQDLTSIPVSIIMSRMPNLAVCEQTDLIIDIAKRLIDHQIDGLPVVRKKEKGYEVIGRITKTNITRAFTEMVRDHD, encoded by the coding sequence TTGGAGTTAAACGAACGTCAAAACAAGATCCTACAAATTGTGAAAGAGCAAGAACCGATTACGGGTGACAAAATCGCGGATCAGTTAAACGTGACACGGGCGACGCTTCGTCCTGATCTTGCCATACTCACAATGTCCGGATTTTTGGATGCAAGACCAAGAGTCGGTTATTTTTTTACTGGAAAATCATCTTCGCAGTTGTTGATGGAAAAGGTTATTCAACTGACGGTAAAGGATTACCAGTCTATCCCTGTTGTTGTCCAAGAGGCCACCTCGGCCTACGATGCCGTTTGTACGATGTTTTTAGAAGATGTCGGAACTCTATTTGTCGTCAACAAAGAGGGGTATTTGACCGGGGCACTTTCGCGAAAGGATTTACTGCGGGCAAGTTTAGGCAATCAGGATTTAACATCTATTCCCGTTAGCATTATCATGTCTCGAATGCCTAATCTTGCCGTTTGTGAACAGACTGATTTGATTATCGACATTGCGAAGAGACTAATTGATCATCAAATAGATGGGCTTCCTGTTGTACGAAAAAAAGAAAAAGGATATGAAGTCATCGGGCGAATTACGAAAACCAATATAACGCGTGCTTTTACTGAGATGGTTCGGGATCATGACTAA
- the rpoD gene encoding RNA polymerase sigma factor RpoD codes for MAEKQSKPKIDPEVTLDQMKEKLVELGKKRGVLSYSEIAERLAPFDQDSEQMDEFYDFLGEQGIDVLEDAGEEVEESTEEKDEEFDLNDLSVPPGVKINDPVRMYLKEIGRVDLLSAEDEISLAQRIEEGDEEAKRRLAEANLRLVVSIAKRYVGRGMLFLDLIQEGNMGLIKAVEKFDYRKGYKFSTYATWWIRQAITRAIADQARTIRIPVHMVETINKLIRVQRQMLQDLGREPTPEEIGKEMELPSDKVREILKIAQEPVSLETPIGEEDDSHLGDFIEDQDAQAPQDAAAYELLKEQLEDVLDTLTDREENVLRLRFGLDDGRTRTLEEVGKVFGVTRERIRQIEAKALRKLRHPSRSKQLKDFLE; via the coding sequence ATGGCTGAGAAACAGAGCAAGCCAAAGATAGACCCTGAAGTGACACTTGACCAAATGAAAGAAAAATTGGTTGAATTAGGAAAAAAACGAGGGGTATTATCCTACAGCGAAATTGCTGAGCGCCTTGCGCCATTTGATCAAGACTCGGAGCAAATGGATGAGTTCTACGACTTTCTTGGAGAACAAGGCATCGATGTTCTTGAAGATGCTGGAGAAGAAGTCGAGGAATCAACTGAGGAAAAAGACGAAGAGTTTGATCTTAATGATTTAAGCGTACCACCAGGGGTTAAAATCAATGACCCAGTTAGAATGTACTTAAAAGAAATAGGCCGAGTGGATCTTCTTTCTGCAGAAGATGAGATTTCACTTGCACAGCGCATTGAAGAAGGCGATGAAGAAGCTAAACGCCGATTAGCAGAAGCTAATTTACGGCTTGTGGTCAGCATTGCCAAACGCTATGTCGGACGAGGCATGCTCTTCCTAGACTTGATCCAAGAAGGAAATATGGGACTAATCAAAGCCGTTGAGAAGTTTGATTACCGAAAAGGATACAAGTTCAGTACGTACGCCACATGGTGGATTCGTCAGGCGATTACACGCGCCATTGCGGACCAGGCACGTACGATTCGGATCCCGGTCCACATGGTGGAAACCATTAATAAACTGATTCGTGTACAGCGTCAAATGCTTCAAGACCTCGGGCGCGAACCAACACCAGAGGAAATCGGCAAAGAGATGGAGCTCCCATCTGATAAAGTCCGAGAAATCTTGAAAATCGCACAGGAACCTGTTTCATTAGAAACGCCTATCGGTGAAGAAGACGATTCCCATTTAGGTGATTTTATTGAAGATCAAGATGCTCAGGCCCCTCAAGATGCCGCTGCCTATGAATTGCTTAAAGAACAATTAGAGGATGTCTTAGATACGCTAACAGACCGTGAAGAAAACGTTCTTCGCCTTCGTTTTGGTCTCGATGACGGACGCACCCGTACATTGGAAGAAGTAGGCAAAGTATTTGGCGTGACACGTGAGCGAATTCGTCAAATTGAAGCTAAGGCCCTCCGGAAATTAAGACACCCAAGCCGCAGTAAACAACTAAAAGATTTTCTAGAATAA